The Flavobacterium jumunjinense genome includes a region encoding these proteins:
- a CDS encoding SAM-dependent methyltransferase produces the protein MTSTPEATWDNPFPTPITNKTTYLAGFQYKDNRLDFFPHAEGYVKYQYSENSYSYVFNYTDHLGNVRVSYSDIDKNGILGNEHIQECPKQIGSTPPPCQDLYVLALAEETRTMIFYVSPHKLNKTIAEYIQYFGADRRISVSREISKLHEETVIGTAEEVLQHFEAKPTKGESLIFVAGKSLK, from the coding sequence GTGACATCAACACCAGAAGCTACATGGGACAATCCTTTTCCTACACCTATAACCAATAAGACTACTTATTTGGCTGGCTTCCAGTATAAAGACAACCGCTTAGATTTTTTTCCACACGCAGAAGGCTATGTAAAATACCAATATAGCGAAAACAGCTATAGTTATGTCTTTAACTATACAGACCACTTAGGAAACGTTAGAGTAAGCTATTCGGATATTGACAAAAATGGAATTTTAGGTAATGAACACATACAGGAATGTCCGAAACAAATAGGGTCCACACCTCCTCCATGTCAAGACTTATACGTCTTAGCTTTGGCAGAAGAAACCAGAACCATGATCTTCTACGTTTCTCCACACAAATTAAACAAAACCATCGCAGAATACATTCAGTATTTTGGAGCCGACCGACGCATTTCTGTTTCGCGTGAAATATCTAAACTTCATGAAGAAACAGTTATAGGTACTGCCGAAGAAGTATTACAACACTTTGAAGCCAAACCTACAAAAGGAGAAAGTTTAATTTTTGTAGCTGGGAAAAGTTTAAAATAA
- a CDS encoding LytR/AlgR family response regulator transcription factor, with product MKCIVIDDERIAREGLNQFIKEFDFLENMGCFSNAHLALEKLKTETIDLIFLDIQMPLLNGLEFAKMIIDMPSMIIFTTAYSEFALKGYKVNALDYLLKPIFFDDFKASVLKAKKMYDLMLRQEDIMKPLFFKENGILVKVPLTQILYIQSMQNYIEIHLENRKRIIVHHTLKSILNQLPKEYFSQIHKSYIVNTKYITHIDGVTLYLKEINLPIARNRKEGLLRILLSE from the coding sequence ATGAAATGTATTGTTATAGATGATGAACGAATAGCAAGAGAAGGACTAAATCAATTCATCAAGGAGTTTGATTTTTTGGAAAATATGGGCTGTTTTTCTAACGCGCATCTTGCACTAGAAAAATTAAAAACAGAAACCATTGATTTAATTTTTTTGGACATACAAATGCCTCTTTTGAATGGGTTGGAGTTTGCAAAAATGATAATAGATATGCCATCGATGATTATTTTTACAACTGCTTATTCTGAATTTGCTTTGAAGGGATATAAAGTGAATGCATTAGATTACTTGTTGAAACCTATTTTTTTTGATGATTTTAAAGCCTCTGTTTTAAAAGCAAAAAAAATGTACGATTTGATGTTGCGACAAGAAGACATCATGAAACCATTATTTTTTAAAGAAAACGGCATTTTAGTAAAAGTTCCTTTAACTCAAATTTTGTACATTCAAAGTATGCAAAATTATATCGAAATACACTTAGAAAACCGTAAACGCATTATTGTTCATCATACATTGAAAAGTATTTTAAATCAATTGCCAAAGGAATATTTTTCACAAATTCATAAATCATATATTGTTAATACAAAGTACATCACTCATATAGATGGTGTAACTTTATATTTAAAAGAAATTAACTTGCCCATTGCAAGAAATCGGAAAGAAGGATTGTTGAGGATACTTCTTTCAGAGTGA